From the Synergistaceae bacterium genome, one window contains:
- a CDS encoding helix-turn-helix transcriptional regulator — protein sequence MRIKPLPEQENIYDTDCPILYAMELIGQKWKLPILWYIADANKQTLRYSELERKVIGITATMLTKCLRELERDKFIVRKQYNTIPPTVEYSLAKRGKTLIPALESIYKWAESQMK from the coding sequence ATGAGAATTAAGCCGTTACCAGAGCAAGAAAATATTTACGACACTGACTGTCCGATACTTTACGCAATGGAATTAATCGGCCAAAAATGGAAGCTGCCAATTTTATGGTATATCGCCGACGCAAATAAACAGACTCTCAGATATAGCGAACTTGAACGCAAAGTAATAGGAATAACAGCTACAATGTTGACAAAATGTCTTCGTGAATTAGAACGCGATAAATTTATAGTAAGAAAGCAATATAATACGATTCCTCCGACTGTTGAATATTCGCTCGCAAAAAGGGGTAAAACTTTAATTCCTGCGCTGGAGTCTATTTATAAATGGGCAGAGTCTCAAATGAAGTAA
- a CDS encoding ABC transporter ATP-binding protein — protein MQIFRRIINEIFESFPVKMSLAIIIILTCAGINTLPSVFIQKITALIEFAPPSVTWPDLCVQVMKLLFILAGLYLLSLMGVLLQGYIGAEITQGVLLHIRKKMFEKMQSLPLKFFDSNSNGDIMSKYTNDVDSMRQLISQAAPNLLTAVITIFAVLAIMLYFSLWLTCITFAGIIIMFTITKKIGWRSAGHFRRQQKNTGRLEGFAEEMMNGQKVIKVFCHERESIAEFDKINNELFEQSEQANKRANTLGPILNNVGNILYVIMALSGGILILTGTKNFSLSGLPMSISVVLPFLNMTKQFAMTINHVSMHLNAVIHGLAGAGRIFELIDSEPEDDSGKIIIDSHKATGSIEIQNINFSYNPEIKILHDITLTAKPGQKTALVGSTGAGKTTIANLIPRFYDVQSGKILFDGVNINEIKKSSLRKNLGIVLQDTNLFTDSVLENIRYGNLSASDQECINAAKSAGAHEFITRLPEGYNTILTGGGANLSQGQRQLIAIARAEVANPVVMILDEATSSIDTRTESLVQRGMDSLMKGRTVFVIAHRLSTVRNSDLILVIEHGEIIEQGTHNELLAKKGRYYKLYTGAFELS, from the coding sequence TTGCAAATTTTTAGACGCATAATAAATGAAATCTTCGAGTCCTTCCCCGTGAAAATGTCTCTTGCAATTATAATAATTCTCACGTGTGCGGGGATAAATACTTTGCCGTCAGTCTTCATACAAAAAATTACGGCCTTAATAGAGTTTGCGCCCCCCTCTGTAACTTGGCCGGATTTATGCGTTCAGGTCATGAAATTATTATTTATTCTCGCAGGACTATATTTATTATCACTCATGGGCGTATTATTGCAGGGCTATATCGGAGCAGAAATAACGCAGGGAGTCTTACTTCATATACGCAAAAAAATGTTCGAGAAAATGCAAAGTTTACCGCTGAAATTTTTTGACTCGAACTCTAACGGCGACATCATGAGCAAATATACAAATGACGTAGACTCAATGAGACAGCTAATTTCTCAGGCAGCACCGAATTTATTGACGGCTGTAATCACAATTTTTGCAGTACTTGCTATAATGCTTTATTTCTCATTATGGCTGACTTGTATAACTTTTGCGGGAATAATAATCATGTTCACTATCACGAAAAAAATCGGCTGGAGGAGCGCAGGACACTTCAGACGGCAGCAAAAAAATACAGGAAGACTCGAAGGTTTTGCAGAAGAAATGATGAACGGCCAGAAAGTTATAAAAGTTTTCTGTCATGAACGTGAGAGCATCGCAGAATTTGACAAAATAAATAATGAATTGTTCGAGCAGTCAGAGCAGGCTAATAAACGCGCAAACACTCTCGGCCCGATATTAAATAACGTCGGAAATATTCTTTACGTGATAATGGCTTTGTCGGGCGGAATATTAATTTTGACGGGAACAAAAAATTTCAGTCTTTCGGGTCTTCCTATGAGTATAAGTGTTGTCCTGCCGTTCTTGAATATGACTAAGCAGTTTGCTATGACAATCAATCATGTATCTATGCACTTGAACGCTGTTATTCATGGACTCGCGGGTGCAGGGCGAATCTTTGAATTAATTGACTCCGAACCTGAAGACGACTCCGGAAAAATTATAATAGATTCTCACAAGGCAACAGGCAGCATTGAGATACAAAATATAAATTTCTCGTACAATCCTGAAATAAAAATTTTGCACGACATCACATTAACAGCCAAGCCCGGACAAAAAACGGCTCTTGTAGGCTCAACGGGTGCAGGAAAAACGACGATTGCAAATTTAATACCGCGCTTCTATGATGTTCAATCAGGAAAAATTTTATTCGACGGCGTAAATATAAACGAGATAAAGAAATCTTCATTGCGCAAAAATTTGGGTATAGTCTTGCAGGATACGAATTTATTCACAGATTCAGTGCTTGAAAATATACGTTACGGGAATTTAAGCGCGTCAGATCAAGAATGCATTAACGCGGCCAAGTCAGCAGGTGCACACGAATTTATTACGAGACTCCCAGAAGGTTACAACACAATTTTAACGGGAGGCGGGGCAAACTTGAGTCAAGGTCAGCGGCAGTTAATAGCAATAGCCCGTGCAGAAGTAGCAAACCCTGTTGTAATGATTCTTGATGAGGCTACGTCTTCAATAGATACCCGAACAGAGTCGCTCGTTCAAAGGGGCATGGACTCATTAATGAAGGGCCGCACAGTTTTTGTTATTGCGCATAGACTTTCAACCGTGAGAAATTCTGATTTGATTCTCGTTATTGAACACGGCGAAATTATCGAACAGGGGACTCATAATGAATTACTCGCGAAAAAAGGCAGATATTATAAACTTTATACGGGAGCATTTGAGCTTTCATGA
- the hydF gene encoding [FeFe] hydrogenase H-cluster maturation GTPase HydF: METQEISDSSLNDTPSGERVHIAFFGLRNAGKSSLVNAVTGQELSVVSDVKGTTTDPVKKSMELLPVGPVLIIDTPGLDDSGTLGEKRVQRAKNVLANCDVAVLVHDSTSALADSECELIKIFESRNLPYIIAYNKADLLQVRPSDKFFVSALTGENVNALKEKIASLAKNKDSSKKLVSDLLMPGDIVILVVPVDKAAPKGRLILPQQQTIRDILDSKCMAFVCQDSELAKTLDSLKESPKLVITDSQVFGKVNKILPGNILLTSFSILFARYKGNLRTLVNGAEKLSQLKDGDKVLISEGCTHHRQCGDIGRDKIPAWIKNFTGSTPEFVFTSGGTFPEADELQKFSLVIHCGGCMLNEQEMISRLKRAELANIPIVNYGVAIAHMHGILQRSLEPFANF, from the coding sequence ATGGAAACGCAAGAGATTTCAGATTCTAGCCTCAATGACACGCCTTCAGGTGAAAGAGTCCATATTGCTTTTTTCGGGCTGCGTAATGCGGGAAAATCGAGTCTCGTAAATGCCGTAACAGGTCAAGAACTTTCTGTTGTATCTGATGTAAAGGGTACGACTACTGACCCTGTGAAAAAGTCTATGGAGCTTTTACCAGTCGGGCCGGTGCTTATAATTGATACTCCCGGACTTGATGACTCTGGGACGCTAGGAGAAAAACGGGTTCAGCGCGCTAAAAATGTTCTCGCAAATTGTGATGTTGCTGTACTCGTTCATGATTCGACAAGTGCGCTTGCAGACTCTGAATGTGAGCTGATAAAAATTTTCGAGTCCCGTAATCTTCCATATATAATTGCGTATAACAAAGCTGATTTATTGCAGGTTCGGCCAAGTGATAAATTTTTTGTGAGTGCTTTAACCGGCGAGAACGTGAACGCCCTAAAAGAAAAAATTGCGTCGTTAGCAAAGAATAAGGACTCAAGCAAAAAGTTAGTCAGTGATTTACTTATGCCCGGCGATATTGTTATATTAGTTGTTCCTGTCGATAAGGCAGCACCCAAAGGAAGACTCATTTTGCCCCAGCAGCAGACTATACGCGATATTTTAGACTCTAAGTGCATGGCCTTTGTTTGTCAGGACTCGGAATTAGCGAAGACTCTTGACTCGCTGAAAGAATCGCCCAAATTAGTAATTACTGACTCTCAAGTGTTCGGTAAAGTTAATAAAATTTTGCCGGGAAATATTTTATTGACTTCATTCTCGATTTTATTTGCGCGCTATAAGGGAAATTTGCGGACTCTGGTAAATGGTGCGGAAAAATTATCACAACTTAAAGACGGCGACAAAGTTTTAATTTCTGAAGGCTGCACCCATCACAGACAATGCGGCGATATTGGGCGAGATAAGATTCCTGCGTGGATAAAAAATTTCACCGGTTCGACTCCTGAATTTGTTTTCACATCGGGCGGGACTTTTCCGGAAGCTGACGAACTGCAAAAATTTTCACTCGTGATTCATTGCGGAGGATGTATGCTCAATGAACAAGAAATGATCTCGCGCTTAAAACGTGCGGAGCTTGCAAATATTCCCATTGTAAATTACGGCGTTGCAATTGCCCATATGCACGGGATATTACAAAGGAGTCTGGAACCGTTTGCAAATTTTTAG
- the mazG gene encoding nucleoside triphosphate pyrophosphohydrolase, with protein MSNSHYFDEIVDIIERLRAPGGCPWDRKQTLETLRTPITEEAYELADAITKKDLQSIKEESGDLLLQVVFVASIAKESGYFDIKDVIRAICDKLIRRHPHVFGQVKADTSEEVLRNWEKIKAQERSEKHQSTSILAGIPAGLPPLLKADRIQAKAAHVGFDWHEGSDEPLFAKLDEEINELKEAARENNPEHLADELGDVLFMTVNIARRLKVDPDAALNGVCEKFKKRFQIMEECAQAEGKSLSDYTLEELDSFWDKAKAILQK; from the coding sequence ATTTCTAACTCACACTATTTTGACGAAATTGTTGACATCATCGAGAGACTCCGCGCTCCGGGGGGGTGCCCATGGGATCGCAAGCAGACTCTCGAAACTTTACGCACTCCCATAACTGAAGAAGCATACGAACTCGCAGACGCAATCACTAAGAAAGATTTGCAGTCAATAAAGGAAGAATCAGGCGATTTGTTATTGCAGGTTGTTTTTGTCGCGTCAATAGCAAAAGAATCAGGTTATTTCGACATCAAAGACGTTATACGCGCAATTTGTGATAAATTAATCCGCAGACATCCTCACGTTTTCGGCCAAGTCAAAGCAGACACAAGCGAGGAAGTTTTGCGGAACTGGGAGAAAATAAAAGCTCAGGAACGCAGCGAGAAACATCAAAGCACTTCTATTCTTGCAGGTATACCCGCCGGACTCCCGCCATTATTGAAAGCTGACAGGATTCAGGCAAAAGCAGCACATGTCGGTTTTGATTGGCACGAAGGAAGCGACGAGCCTTTATTCGCTAAACTCGACGAAGAAATTAACGAGCTGAAAGAGGCCGCACGAGAAAATAACCCTGAACATTTAGCAGACGAACTCGGCGACGTTCTATTTATGACGGTAAATATTGCGCGAAGACTCAAAGTTGACCCCGACGCAGCTTTAAACGGTGTCTGCGAGAAATTCAAGAAACGTTTTCAAATTATGGAAGAATGCGCACAGGCTGAAGGCAAGAGTCTTTCTGATTATACACTCGAAGAACTTGACTCATTCTGGGACAAAGCTAAGGCAATATTACAGAAATAA
- a CDS encoding DUF1749 domain-containing protein, with protein MMFKLSVPTKRGVVLNGVIFRQEEKRNSDTVMIAITGIHGNFYSNPFYYNIGDTLNTGNIDFIYAQTNDAFGRIETLNINTGKSEIIGSWNERFSYTDEDINAYINFAVSEGYKNIILAGHSLGANKVIYYLSRNHDERVKKFFLLSPANLDYMMSGVTQREKNIILEQFQRGDGDKMLPFPFMGWVECIANTAYDWEFSGLLNNVNGDFSQAEKIIHSGAMLVGTYDNFTDGDPAEFLRNLNNHMTNSHDNKLIFIEKTGHTYQQKHQELADDILQQIKEWENK; from the coding sequence ATGATGTTCAAATTAAGTGTGCCGACAAAAAGGGGCGTTGTCTTGAACGGCGTTATATTCAGGCAGGAAGAGAAGAGAAATTCTGATACAGTCATGATAGCTATAACCGGGATTCACGGAAATTTTTACTCCAACCCTTTTTATTACAATATCGGCGACACTTTGAACACGGGCAATATCGATTTTATTTACGCGCAGACTAATGACGCATTCGGACGAATCGAGACACTTAATATCAACACGGGAAAAAGCGAAATAATCGGCTCATGGAACGAAAGATTTTCTTACACCGACGAAGATATTAACGCATACATAAATTTTGCAGTCTCAGAAGGCTACAAAAATATTATTCTGGCCGGCCATTCACTGGGAGCAAACAAAGTTATTTATTATTTATCGCGGAATCATGACGAGAGAGTCAAAAAATTTTTCCTGCTTTCACCCGCAAATTTAGATTACATGATGTCGGGAGTAACTCAGCGCGAAAAAAATATTATCCTCGAACAATTTCAACGCGGAGACGGTGATAAAATGCTTCCGTTTCCGTTTATGGGCTGGGTTGAGTGCATAGCAAATACTGCTTACGACTGGGAATTTTCCGGACTGCTGAATAACGTTAACGGCGATTTCTCACAAGCTGAAAAAATTATTCATTCAGGAGCTATGCTGGTCGGGACTTATGACAATTTCACGGACGGAGACCCGGCGGAATTTCTGCGCAATCTCAATAATCACATGACTAACTCTCATGACAATAAATTAATTTTCATCGAGAAGACCGGCCACACTTACCAGCAGAAACATCAAGAATTAGCAGATGACATTTTACAGCAAATAAAAGAATGGGAGAATAAATAA
- a CDS encoding NADH:flavin oxidoreductase, with protein MKKIFESLELKNLRVKNRLVRSATWEGIANLDGSITDESYKIYSELAHGGVGAIITGFTSVMANDYYFGGMMRLCDDSLIPQYKKLADIIHAENCPVISQIALGAYYRKNIQVEPDKMTLDEIKFVIQEFINAAIRADKAGFDGVQIHAAHFFFLSRFISPLVNHRNDSYGGSTENRVKILLDIMHGIRQAASNLHITIKINSSDFIRGGLNESESLEICKLLDESGIDSIEVSGNGTSVAGIKAHVNEGYFVPFAEKVADLVSCPVIVVGGLRSFDTMQEIINQSKIALISLSRPLLCEPDLPDKMRLDSNIISKCISCNRCYSSRSHKCVFRGE; from the coding sequence GTGAAGAAAATATTTGAGTCCCTCGAACTAAAAAATTTGAGGGTTAAGAATCGTCTTGTCCGTTCTGCAACATGGGAAGGAATAGCAAATCTTGACGGCTCTATAACTGATGAGTCATATAAAATTTATTCTGAGCTTGCACACGGCGGAGTCGGCGCAATTATTACGGGATTCACAAGCGTTATGGCAAATGATTATTATTTCGGCGGAATGATGAGACTTTGCGATGATTCGTTAATCCCTCAGTACAAAAAATTAGCTGATATAATTCACGCTGAAAATTGCCCGGTTATCTCTCAAATCGCTTTAGGTGCCTATTATCGCAAAAATATTCAGGTTGAACCCGATAAAATGACTCTTGACGAAATAAAATTTGTGATTCAAGAATTTATCAATGCAGCAATAAGAGCTGATAAAGCAGGCTTTGACGGTGTACAGATTCACGCAGCACACTTCTTTTTTCTGAGCCGGTTTATTTCGCCGCTTGTCAATCACAGAAATGACTCGTACGGAGGCAGCACAGAAAATCGAGTCAAAATATTACTCGACATAATGCATGGAATCAGACAGGCAGCTTCTAACTTGCACATAACTATAAAGATTAACAGCAGCGATTTTATACGAGGAGGCTTAAACGAGTCAGAATCTCTCGAAATATGCAAACTGCTTGATGAATCAGGAATCGACTCAATCGAAGTCAGCGGCAATGGTACATCAGTAGCGGGAATTAAAGCTCATGTCAACGAGGGCTATTTTGTGCCGTTTGCTGAAAAAGTTGCGGATTTAGTGTCATGTCCTGTAATAGTTGTCGGAGGTCTGCGCAGCTTTGATACAATGCAGGAAATTATTAATCAGTCAAAAATTGCGTTAATTTCTTTATCGCGTCCGTTGTTGTGCGAACCTGATTTACCCGATAAAATGCGCTTAGACTCTAATATAATTTCAAAGTGTATTTCTTGCAACAGGTGCTATTCTTCACGTTCACATAAATGCGTCTTCAGAGGTGAATAA
- a CDS encoding YkgJ family cysteine cluster protein → MIKSNIFIPPSCKIKCKCNRCGLCCRNIGGIKLLEPLDDGTGTCIFLDREKNLCKIYTSRPVFCNVGAMYKLFFADNMSLDEFYEANYAVCRKLSSDIVSVR, encoded by the coding sequence TTGATAAAATCGAACATATTTATCCCTCCTAGTTGTAAAATAAAGTGTAAATGTAATCGCTGCGGATTATGCTGCAGAAATATAGGCGGAATAAAACTTTTAGAACCTCTTGATGACGGCACAGGCACATGTATATTTTTAGACAGGGAAAAAAATTTGTGCAAGATTTATACGTCACGCCCAGTGTTTTGTAATGTCGGCGCTATGTATAAATTATTTTTTGCGGATAATATGAGCTTAGATGAATTTTATGAGGCTAATTATGCTGTATGTAGAAAACTTTCATCAGATATTGTTAGTGTGCGTTAA
- the hydG gene encoding [FeFe] hydrogenase H-cluster radical SAM maturase HydG, which produces MKYNPASMNADEFINHDEILDTLIYAEAHKDDKELIYSLLEKARPKWNNNGCTCSGLTHREASILLACEDPEIIAKIYKVAEEIKLAFYGNRIVLFAPLYLSNYCINGCLYCPYHTKNKSITRKKLTQDEIRAEVIALQDMGHKRLAIEAGEDPVNNPIEYILESIKTIYSVHHKNGDIRRVNVNIAATTIENFKKLKDAGIGTYILFQETYNKKSYETLHPTGPKHDYNYHTEAHDRAMQAGIDDVGLGVLFGLEGYKYEFAGLLMHAEHLEKVFGVGPHTISVPRVKPADDINPDDFNNAIPDEIFTKIAACIRVAVPYTGMIISTRENERVRAKMLEVGISQISGGSRTSVGGYTEEIRPHDTEQFDVSDQRTLDEVVQWLMKQNHIPSFCTACYRAGRTGDRFMSLCKSGQILNCCHPNALMTLTEYLEDYASPETKRIGYEMIERELMRIPRENIREIARNNIEAMKNGNARDFRF; this is translated from the coding sequence ATGAAATATAATCCAGCGTCAATGAATGCCGACGAGTTTATTAATCATGATGAAATTCTCGACACTCTTATTTATGCAGAAGCTCACAAGGACGACAAAGAATTAATTTATTCACTCCTTGAGAAGGCGCGCCCAAAATGGAATAATAACGGTTGCACTTGTTCAGGGCTGACTCACCGTGAAGCATCAATTTTATTAGCTTGTGAAGACCCTGAAATTATCGCGAAAATTTATAAAGTCGCCGAAGAAATTAAACTCGCATTTTACGGAAATAGAATCGTTTTATTTGCGCCGCTGTATCTCTCTAATTATTGCATTAACGGTTGTCTTTATTGTCCCTATCACACAAAAAATAAATCTATTACACGCAAAAAATTGACTCAGGACGAAATTAGAGCCGAAGTCATCGCACTTCAGGACATGGGACACAAACGACTCGCAATAGAGGCCGGAGAAGATCCCGTTAATAATCCGATTGAATATATTCTTGAGAGCATAAAAACTATTTACAGCGTTCATCACAAAAACGGCGATATTAGGCGCGTCAACGTAAATATTGCTGCAACAACTATAGAAAATTTCAAGAAGTTAAAAGATGCCGGAATCGGTACATACATTTTATTTCAGGAGACTTATAACAAGAAAAGTTATGAGACTTTACACCCGACCGGGCCGAAGCATGACTATAATTATCACACCGAAGCACATGACCGCGCAATGCAGGCAGGAATTGATGATGTAGGACTCGGAGTCTTGTTCGGGCTTGAAGGCTATAAATATGAGTTCGCCGGACTCTTAATGCACGCTGAACACTTGGAAAAAGTTTTTGGAGTCGGACCTCATACAATTAGCGTTCCCAGAGTCAAGCCTGCTGATGACATTAACCCCGACGATTTTAATAACGCCATTCCCGACGAAATTTTTACGAAAATTGCTGCTTGTATTCGTGTTGCTGTGCCTTATACCGGTATGATTATTTCAACTCGTGAGAATGAAAGAGTCCGCGCAAAAATGTTAGAAGTTGGAATCTCGCAGATCAGCGGCGGTTCTCGTACATCAGTCGGCGGCTACACTGAAGAAATTAGACCCCATGACACAGAACAATTTGACGTTTCTGACCAGCGCACACTTGATGAAGTCGTACAATGGCTGATGAAACAAAATCATATTCCTTCATTCTGTACAGCTTGTTACAGGGCAGGCAGGACGGGCGACAGATTTATGAGTCTCTGCAAGTCAGGACAAATTCTTAATTGCTGTCATCCTAATGCGTTAATGACTCTGACTGAATATCTCGAAGATTACGCCTCCCCCGAAACTAAAAGAATCGGCTATGAAATGATAGAACGTGAATTAATGCGAATCCCGCGCGAAAATATTAGAGAAATTGCAAGAAATAATATCGAGGCCATGAAAAATGGAAACGCAAGAGATTTCAGATTCTAG
- a CDS encoding pyruvate carboxylase subunit B, translating into MAGEKRVRITETALRDAHQSLIATRMTTDDMLPVLEYMDNAGYWALEMWGGATFDSAMRFLDEDPWERLRLIRARVKKAKLQMLLRGQNLVGYRHYADDVVREFVKKAVGNGIDIIRCFDALNDLRNVEIAADQVKKEGAHLQLCMSYTLSPVHTLDTFANMAKAMADMGADSIAIKDMAGLIGPIDCAKLVKAIKEKVDLPVELHSHYTTGLASMAYLAGIEAGAEIVDTAISPFALGTSQPPTESLVAALAGSEYDTGIKMDDLLPICMHFKKLREKYKKLLPEIAGVDINILRYQIPGGMYSNMVNQLREMNALDKLEDVLNEVPVVRKAMGYPPLVTPSSQMVGTQATVNVLRGRWKSFPKEIRQYFLGYYGQPPAPVDPEVQKIAIGDEEPITCRPGEKIAPEMEQARKDSQPWATQPEDALTWIMFPQVAKDFLPKKYARANKRDVGLQAQAAPEAYPA; encoded by the coding sequence ATGGCAGGAGAGAAAAGAGTACGCATTACAGAAACCGCTCTTCGTGATGCCCATCAATCTTTAATAGCAACACGAATGACAACAGATGACATGCTCCCCGTTCTTGAATACATGGACAATGCCGGCTACTGGGCGTTAGAAATGTGGGGCGGAGCAACGTTTGACTCTGCTATGCGCTTCCTTGATGAGGATCCGTGGGAGAGATTAAGACTCATTCGCGCAAGAGTCAAGAAAGCAAAATTACAGATGCTTTTACGCGGTCAAAATTTGGTCGGTTATCGTCATTACGCTGATGATGTAGTACGCGAGTTCGTGAAAAAAGCTGTCGGCAATGGAATCGATATAATTCGCTGCTTTGACGCTCTCAACGACTTAAGAAACGTAGAAATCGCTGCGGATCAGGTCAAGAAGGAAGGCGCACACCTTCAATTATGCATGAGCTACACTTTATCGCCGGTTCACACTCTCGACACATTCGCGAACATGGCAAAAGCTATGGCCGATATGGGCGCAGATTCTATCGCAATTAAGGATATGGCCGGATTAATAGGGCCGATTGACTGTGCTAAACTCGTCAAAGCAATCAAAGAAAAAGTTGATTTACCCGTCGAACTTCACAGCCATTATACAACCGGACTCGCGAGCATGGCATATCTTGCAGGAATCGAAGCAGGCGCAGAAATAGTTGACACAGCAATTTCACCGTTTGCTCTCGGAACAAGCCAGCCCCCGACCGAGTCACTTGTCGCAGCTTTGGCCGGTTCTGAATATGACACAGGAATCAAAATGGATGATTTACTGCCCATTTGTATGCACTTCAAGAAATTACGCGAGAAATATAAAAAATTGCTCCCTGAGATCGCCGGCGTTGACATTAATATTTTGCGCTACCAGATTCCAGGCGGTATGTATTCAAACATGGTGAATCAGTTACGCGAAATGAACGCACTTGACAAACTTGAAGACGTGTTAAATGAAGTCCCTGTCGTACGCAAAGCAATGGGTTATCCTCCATTAGTAACGCCCTCGAGTCAAATGGTCGGAACTCAAGCAACAGTGAACGTTCTTAGAGGCCGCTGGAAGAGTTTCCCGAAAGAAATCAGACAATATTTCTTAGGTTATTACGGCCAGCCCCCTGCACCTGTAGATCCTGAAGTTCAGAAAATAGCTATCGGTGATGAAGAGCCGATTACTTGCAGACCGGGCGAAAAAATTGCTCCCGAAATGGAACAGGCACGCAAAGACTCTCAGCCGTGGGCAACTCAGCCGGAAGACGCTTTAACATGGATAATGTTCCCGCAGGTAGCTAAAGACTTCCTCCCGAAAAAATATGCACGCGCAAATAAACGTGATGTAGGACTTCAAGCGCAGGCAGCTCCGGAGGCTTACCCGGCATAA
- a CDS encoding DsbA family protein, with amino-acid sequence MPDIIITTFTDPMMGLSYECEPVYDKLSAYFNGKIIFKYVMSGLVRDISDFMLPGENISQYNKRLAGIYKSEESIGNLPMNMTNFHLFDENHRSSYPLNIAYKAAQLADPGKADLYLFKLRRATILEGRQTTLDEELISIAREVGINEKIFCENYHNGNANKAFQEDLNFAKSLGIHYLPCCLIQCGSNSKLVNGLIGFDNFLAVIKILPHESSNAPV; translated from the coding sequence ATGCCAGATATAATTATTACGACGTTCACAGATCCTATGATGGGACTTTCTTACGAGTGCGAACCGGTTTATGATAAATTATCAGCTTATTTCAACGGGAAAATTATATTTAAATACGTAATGAGCGGCCTTGTTCGTGATATCAGCGATTTTATGCTGCCGGGCGAAAATATTTCACAATATAATAAACGTCTTGCAGGCATTTATAAGAGTGAAGAATCAATCGGAAATTTACCCATGAACATGACAAATTTTCACTTGTTCGACGAGAATCACAGGTCTTCATATCCGTTAAATATAGCTTATAAGGCGGCACAACTTGCAGATCCGGGAAAAGCAGATTTATATTTGTTCAAGCTGAGGCGTGCGACGATTTTAGAGGGCAGACAGACGACTCTTGACGAGGAATTAATATCAATAGCTCGTGAAGTCGGTATAAATGAAAAAATTTTTTGTGAGAATTACCATAACGGGAATGCAAACAAAGCATTTCAGGAGGATTTAAATTTTGCAAAGTCTCTGGGGATTCATTATCTGCCGTGCTGCTTGATTCAATGCGGGAGTAATTCTAAACTTGTAAACGGTTTAATCGGCTTTGATAATTTTCTTGCTGTGATAAAAATTTTGCCTCATGAAAGCTCAAATGCTCCCGTATAA